Proteins from one Thiohalospira halophila DSM 15071 genomic window:
- a CDS encoding MgtC/SapB family protein, with protein MGPEGLGALPGLGLAVFLGLLVGIERGWQARESEEGARTAGIRTFALTGLLGGLTGLLVDSLDAPVLLGLAFLAVALFLGFALQQRWQRYADAGATTLVAALVVFLLGALAALGRPVEAAAGAVVTTVLLSLKPTLHGWLRRLEDRELHAALKLLVISVVLLPLLPDQGYGPWGSLNPYNLWWLVVLIAGLGFAGYVAMRVVGPGRGLLVTGLLGGVVSSTAVTLQLSRIAPRGEGLYTVAAGAIVIACTTMFPRMAVEIGIVHPGLLWQAALPLGLVTAAGVAGAVWLWWRRRGDSVPGEAPRLTNPMELGPALQFAGLLAAVTLLAEAARRWLGDAGLYALAAASGIADVDAITLSLAGMAREDLSGEVAVRAMLLAALVNTVVKGAMAAAVGGAALGRRVAVPFAAMAIAGLAGLFLI; from the coding sequence GTGGGCCCGGAGGGGCTCGGCGCACTCCCCGGGCTGGGGCTCGCCGTCTTCCTCGGGCTGCTGGTCGGCATCGAGCGCGGCTGGCAGGCCCGGGAGTCGGAGGAGGGGGCCCGGACCGCCGGGATCCGGACCTTCGCCCTCACCGGACTCCTGGGCGGCCTTACCGGCCTCCTGGTCGACTCCCTGGACGCGCCCGTCCTCCTTGGCCTCGCCTTCCTGGCCGTGGCCCTGTTCCTCGGCTTCGCCCTTCAGCAGCGCTGGCAGCGCTATGCCGACGCCGGCGCCACCACCCTGGTGGCGGCCCTGGTGGTCTTCCTCCTGGGGGCGCTGGCGGCCCTGGGGCGGCCTGTCGAGGCCGCAGCCGGGGCGGTGGTCACCACGGTCCTGCTCTCCCTGAAGCCGACCCTCCACGGCTGGCTCCGCCGGCTGGAGGACCGCGAGCTCCACGCGGCGCTGAAGCTGCTGGTGATCTCCGTGGTCCTGCTCCCCCTGCTCCCGGATCAGGGCTACGGTCCGTGGGGTTCCCTCAATCCCTACAACCTCTGGTGGCTGGTGGTCCTCATCGCCGGCCTCGGCTTCGCCGGCTACGTCGCCATGCGGGTGGTGGGGCCGGGACGGGGACTCCTGGTCACCGGCCTGCTGGGGGGAGTGGTCTCCTCGACGGCGGTGACGCTCCAGCTTTCCCGGATCGCCCCGCGTGGCGAAGGGCTCTACACGGTGGCGGCGGGGGCCATCGTCATCGCCTGCACCACCATGTTCCCCCGGATGGCGGTGGAGATCGGGATCGTCCATCCCGGCCTGCTCTGGCAGGCGGCGCTGCCCCTGGGGCTGGTGACCGCTGCCGGGGTGGCCGGGGCAGTCTGGCTCTGGTGGCGGCGCCGGGGCGATAGTGTGCCGGGCGAGGCGCCGCGACTGACCAATCCCATGGAACTCGGCCCGGCCCTGCAGTTCGCCGGACTCCTCGCCGCTGTCACCCTGCTCGCCGAGGCGGCCCGGCGGTGGCTGGGGGACGCCGGGCTCTACGCCCTGGCGGCCGCCTCCGGCATCGCGGACGTGGATGCCATCACCCTCTCCCTGGCCGGGATGGCGCGGGAGGACCTGTCCGGCGAGGTGGCGGTACGGGCCATGCTCCTGGCGGCCCTGGTGAATACCGTGGTAAAGGGAGCCATGGCGGCGGCGGTGGGCGGCGCGGCGCTGGGTCGGCGCGTGGCGGTGCCTTTCGCGGCCATGGCCATCGCCGGTCTGGCCGGGTTGTTCCTGATCTAG
- the dinB gene encoding DNA polymerase IV — MRRILHCDMDSFFAAVHMRDEPALREVPLVIGGDPEGRGVVSTANYAARAYGIHSAQPAATARRLCPHAVFLRPEIERYRQESERIMAIFADFTDRVEPASLDEAWLDVTDHLGPDGSATTVARAIRERVRVETGLTVSIGVSATPLVAKIASDQDKPDGLTVVPPHRVLDFLAPLPVRRLHGVGPATERTLAELGITTVAELREQPLEALAAALGQFGATLHAFAHGHDDRPVGEEKRARKSLGVEDTFPRDLTDPAEQDRILAGMADHVAGQLDRRGLVARTVTLKARYPDFTTVTRRQTLERPTAEAATLGHWACILRTRTEAEARGVRLLGVTASGLEPAPDAEQLELFSA; from the coding sequence GTGCGCCGCATCCTCCATTGTGACATGGACAGCTTCTTCGCCGCCGTGCACATGCGGGACGAGCCGGCGCTGCGCGAGGTCCCGCTGGTCATCGGCGGCGACCCGGAGGGGCGCGGCGTGGTCTCCACCGCCAATTATGCCGCCCGCGCCTACGGGATCCACTCGGCCCAGCCGGCGGCCACGGCGCGCCGGCTCTGCCCCCATGCCGTCTTCCTGCGCCCGGAGATCGAGCGCTACCGGCAGGAGTCGGAGCGGATCATGGCGATCTTCGCCGATTTCACCGACCGGGTGGAGCCCGCCTCCCTGGACGAGGCGTGGCTGGATGTCACCGACCACCTGGGGCCGGACGGCTCCGCCACCACCGTCGCCCGTGCCATCCGCGAGCGGGTCCGGGTGGAGACCGGGCTGACGGTGAGCATCGGCGTCTCCGCCACGCCCCTGGTGGCCAAGATTGCCTCCGACCAGGACAAGCCCGACGGCCTCACCGTGGTGCCGCCCCATCGCGTCCTCGACTTCCTGGCACCGCTGCCGGTGCGCCGGCTCCACGGCGTCGGTCCGGCCACCGAGCGCACCCTGGCGGAGCTGGGGATCACGACGGTGGCGGAACTGCGCGAACAGCCGCTGGAGGCGCTGGCCGCCGCCCTGGGCCAGTTCGGCGCCACACTGCACGCCTTCGCCCACGGCCACGACGACCGGCCGGTGGGGGAGGAGAAGCGGGCGCGCAAGAGCCTGGGCGTGGAGGATACCTTCCCGCGGGATCTTACCGATCCGGCGGAGCAGGACCGGATCCTGGCCGGCATGGCCGACCACGTGGCCGGGCAGCTGGACCGTCGGGGGCTGGTGGCGCGGACGGTGACCCTCAAGGCGCGCTACCCCGACTTCACCACCGTCACCCGCCGCCAGACCCTGGAGCGGCCCACGGCGGAGGCGGCGACCCTGGGCCACTGGGCGTGTATCCTGCGCACCCGCACCGAGGCCGAGGCGCGCGGCGTCCGCTTGCTCGGCGTCACCGCCAGCGGCCTGGAGCCGGCCCCGGACGCGGAACAACTGGAGCTCTTCTCGGCATGA
- a CDS encoding single-stranded-DNA-specific exonuclease RecJ — MNAPDTPLPPPAIRSRAVDPEQQAALEAVGATPLQARILAGRGVAPETVAAAGGIEGWSAPGLEQLDDPATLPDVDAAADRIIAALEAGETIALETDHDVDGVTAHAVLQAALVDLFGHPAERVQSWIGHRLEEGYGLSDPLADRILAADRRPDLIITADNGSSDEPRIARLAAAGIETIVTDHHALPAEGSPASALACVSPARVDSAYPDSAIAGVMVAWLLMARVRSRLAERGHPGGQARLAGLLDWVALGTVADCVDLGGSLNNRAVVTAGLRLINGHHRPCWAAIQAAAGRDGAVDAGDLAFLFGPRLNARGRLDHAGAGVRLLRARAAAELEELAGLVEAENEARKGIERELLATALAEARRQYAAGRRTLVVHLPDGHAGVHGIVASRLVEATGRPAICLSPHARDAGMVAGSARSVPGLHLRDALQAVAEAEPGLFHAFGGHAAAAGLTLAEEGIGPLREAFEAHAGPELPAEVGPVVATDGALPAADCSLETVAELAALAPFGNGFPAPVFEGRFEVARAEPTRDGRHLRLWLAGEGADELPGIFFGALADGGQGWLPAPGDALRVAFALEANEWRGRRNAQAVVRAMESVGLNRGVAGPS, encoded by the coding sequence ATGAATGCCCCCGATACCCCCCTGCCACCCCCGGCCATCCGGTCCCGTGCCGTCGATCCCGAACAGCAGGCCGCCCTGGAGGCGGTGGGGGCGACCCCGCTACAGGCGCGGATCCTGGCCGGACGCGGGGTGGCCCCGGAGACCGTGGCCGCCGCCGGCGGGATCGAGGGCTGGTCGGCGCCGGGGCTGGAACAGCTGGACGACCCGGCGACCCTGCCGGATGTCGACGCGGCCGCCGACCGGATCATCGCCGCCCTGGAGGCCGGGGAGACCATCGCCCTGGAGACCGACCACGACGTCGACGGCGTCACCGCCCACGCCGTCCTGCAGGCGGCGCTGGTGGACCTCTTCGGCCACCCGGCGGAACGGGTCCAGTCCTGGATCGGTCATCGCCTGGAGGAGGGCTACGGCCTCTCCGACCCCCTGGCCGACCGGATCCTCGCCGCCGACCGGCGGCCGGACCTGATCATCACCGCCGACAACGGCTCCTCGGACGAGCCGCGGATCGCCCGCCTGGCCGCCGCCGGCATCGAGACCATCGTCACCGACCACCACGCCCTGCCAGCCGAGGGGTCGCCGGCCAGTGCCCTGGCCTGCGTCTCCCCGGCGCGGGTGGACAGCGCCTACCCCGACTCCGCCATCGCCGGGGTCATGGTCGCCTGGCTGCTCATGGCGCGGGTGCGCTCGCGGCTGGCCGAGCGTGGCCATCCCGGGGGGCAGGCGCGCCTGGCCGGGCTCTTGGACTGGGTGGCCCTGGGCACGGTGGCCGATTGCGTCGACCTCGGCGGCTCCCTGAACAACCGCGCCGTGGTCACCGCCGGCCTGCGGCTCATCAACGGCCACCATCGGCCCTGCTGGGCCGCCATCCAGGCGGCGGCCGGCCGTGACGGGGCGGTGGATGCCGGGGATCTGGCCTTCCTCTTCGGCCCGCGCCTCAATGCCCGCGGCCGCCTGGACCACGCCGGGGCGGGGGTACGGCTCCTGCGGGCCCGGGCCGCGGCGGAGCTGGAGGAGCTGGCGGGGCTGGTGGAGGCGGAGAACGAGGCGCGCAAGGGCATCGAGCGGGAGCTGCTGGCCACCGCCCTGGCCGAGGCGCGGCGTCAGTACGCCGCCGGCCGCCGGACCCTGGTGGTCCACCTGCCCGACGGCCACGCCGGCGTCCACGGCATCGTCGCCAGCCGGCTGGTGGAGGCCACCGGTCGCCCAGCCATCTGCCTCTCGCCCCACGCCCGCGACGCCGGGATGGTGGCCGGTTCCGCCCGCAGCGTCCCGGGGTTGCACCTGCGGGATGCCCTCCAGGCCGTGGCCGAGGCCGAGCCGGGGCTCTTCCACGCCTTTGGCGGCCACGCCGCCGCCGCCGGTCTTACCCTGGCCGAGGAGGGGATCGGGCCGCTACGGGAGGCCTTCGAGGCCCATGCGGGGCCGGAGTTGCCGGCGGAGGTCGGCCCCGTGGTGGCCACCGATGGGGCACTGCCGGCGGCGGATTGCAGCCTGGAGACGGTGGCGGAGCTGGCGGCCCTGGCCCCCTTCGGCAACGGCTTTCCCGCCCCGGTGTTCGAGGGTCGGTTCGAGGTGGCCCGGGCGGAGCCCACGCGGGACGGCCGCCACCTGCGGCTGTGGCTGGCCGGTGAGGGGGCCGACGAGCTACCGGGGATCTTCTTCGGTGCCCTGGCCGACGGCGGCCAGGGCTGGCTCCCGGCGCCGGGGGACGCCCTGCGGGTGGCCTTCGCCCTGGAGGCCAACGAGTGGCGCGGCCGCCGCAACGCCCAGGCGGTGGTGCGGGCCATGGAGTCGGTGGGGTTGAATCGTGGTGTGGCTGGCCCATCCTGA
- the egtB gene encoding ergothioneine biosynthesis protein EgtB: MTAQPQPVEVAGSDRDTLAERYRRVRADSEAICAPLEIEDHCIQTMPDVSPPKWHLAHVSWFFETFLLRPFAADYRLFHPGFDHLFNSYYETVGSPYPRPERGLLARPTVAEVMRYRAWVDAAMEGLLAEADEGRLPEIARRVELGLQHEQQHQELLYTDIKHIFAHNPLRPAYAAAPARPDRPAPALTWHEGAEEIHEIGHGGDGFAYDNETPRHRTLLHGHRLASRPVTNGEFLAFIADDGYRRPELWLADGWATVNQLGWEAPLYWERIDGQWQTMTLAGPEPVDEHAPVTHISFYEADAYARWAGKRLPSEAEWEVAAAARPVSGHFRDSGQLQPVAAPAGEGLVQLYGDVWEWTASPYAPYPGFRPLEGSMGEYNGKFMCNQMVLRGGSCVSPADHLRATYRNFFYPHERWQFTGLRLAEDL, encoded by the coding sequence ATGACCGCACAGCCCCAGCCCGTGGAGGTCGCCGGTAGCGACCGCGACACCCTGGCCGAGCGCTATCGCCGGGTTCGCGCCGACTCCGAGGCCATCTGCGCCCCCCTGGAAATCGAGGACCACTGCATCCAGACCATGCCCGACGTGAGCCCGCCCAAGTGGCATCTGGCCCACGTGAGCTGGTTCTTCGAGACCTTCCTCCTGCGGCCCTTTGCCGCGGACTACCGGCTCTTCCATCCGGGGTTCGACCACCTCTTCAACTCCTACTACGAGACGGTGGGAAGCCCCTATCCCCGGCCGGAACGCGGGCTTCTGGCACGGCCCACCGTGGCCGAGGTGATGCGCTACCGGGCCTGGGTGGACGCCGCCATGGAGGGCCTCCTCGCCGAGGCCGACGAGGGGCGGCTGCCCGAGATCGCCCGCCGGGTGGAGCTGGGCCTGCAGCACGAGCAGCAGCACCAGGAGCTGCTCTATACCGACATCAAGCACATCTTCGCCCACAACCCCCTGCGGCCGGCCTACGCCGCCGCGCCAGCGCGACCGGACCGCCCCGCCCCGGCCCTGACGTGGCACGAGGGCGCCGAGGAGATCCACGAGATCGGCCATGGCGGCGACGGCTTCGCCTACGACAACGAGACGCCGCGCCACCGCACCCTCCTTCACGGCCACCGGCTGGCCAGCCGGCCGGTGACCAACGGCGAATTCCTGGCCTTCATCGCCGACGACGGCTACCGCCGACCGGAGCTGTGGCTGGCCGACGGCTGGGCCACCGTGAATCAGCTGGGCTGGGAGGCCCCCCTCTACTGGGAGCGCATCGACGGCCAGTGGCAGACCATGACCCTGGCCGGCCCGGAGCCGGTGGACGAGCACGCCCCGGTGACCCACATCAGCTTCTACGAGGCCGACGCCTACGCCCGCTGGGCCGGCAAGCGGCTCCCCAGCGAGGCGGAGTGGGAGGTGGCGGCCGCGGCGCGGCCGGTGAGCGGCCACTTCCGCGACTCCGGCCAGCTCCAGCCGGTGGCCGCTCCCGCCGGCGAGGGCCTGGTGCAGCTCTACGGCGACGTCTGGGAGTGGACCGCCTCCCCCTACGCCCCCTACCCCGGCTTCCGGCCCCTGGAGGGCTCCATGGGCGAGTACAACGGCAAGTTCATGTGCAACCAGATGGTCCTGCGCGGCGGCTCCTGCGTCTCCCCCGCCGACCATCTGCGTGCCACCTACCGGAACTTCTTCTACCCCCACGAGCGCTGGCAGTTCACCGGCCTGCGCCTGGCGGAGGACCTATGA
- a CDS encoding Smr/MutS family protein, with product MAKLKVDLHPIFNRGEAIESALQRAMDDAEAKRIKTVEIIPGKGSGQLKKRVLKFLDRPEVKARYHRVDKDAKNHGRLFVYFRF from the coding sequence GTGGCGAAGCTCAAGGTCGATCTGCACCCCATCTTCAACCGCGGCGAGGCCATCGAATCCGCCCTCCAGCGGGCCATGGACGATGCCGAGGCCAAGCGTATCAAGACCGTGGAGATCATCCCCGGCAAGGGCTCCGGCCAGCTCAAGAAGCGCGTCCTGAAGTTCCTGGACCGCCCGGAGGTCAAGGCGCGCTACCACCGGGTGGACAAGGACGCCAAGAACCACGGCCGCCTCTTCGTCTACTTCCGTTTCTGA
- the pnp gene encoding polyribonucleotide nucleotidyltransferase: MSEAPQSVRREIRYGDHDLVLETGEVARQADGAVMVSMGDTVVLVTAVGRPEADPGRDFFPLTVNYQERTYAAGRIPGGFFRREGRPSEKETLTSRLIDRPIRPLFPDGFTHEVQVIATVISLDPEVDPDIPSLIGASAALALSGLPFQGPIGAARVGYSNGEYQLNPAFSALEESDLDLVVAGTDSAVLMVESEASELSEETMLGAVMFGHRAMQPVIEAIRELAAEAGRPAWDWQPAERDTDLDRAVASAAEARLAEAYGLADKQERSARLREVRAAVVDELAGDGDEGHEAGAVKEALGALEKRLVRGRILAGEPRIDGRDLTGVRPITIRTGLLPRTHGSALFTRGETQAMVVTTLGTSRDAQTIDALEGKYEDNFMLHYNFPPYCVGETGFVGSPKRREIGHGRLARRGVSAVLPKQDDFPYSIRVVSEITESNGSSSMASVCGTSLSLMDAGVPVKAPVAGIAMGLIKEGEDHAVISDILGDEDHLGDMDFKVAGTNEGVTALQMDIKIDGITEAIMESALEQARSGRLHILGEMNAVLAAPRQDMSSHAPRYITMHINPARIRDVIGKGGSVIRGITEETGANVEVDDDGTVRIASTERDAAEEARRRIEELTAEVEVGKVYEGRVAKIMDFGAFVTILPGRDGLVHISQISDERVQDVNDKLSEGENVQVKVLEVDNQGRIRLSMKAVGKE; encoded by the coding sequence ATGAGCGAAGCCCCCCAGTCCGTGCGCAGGGAGATCCGCTATGGCGACCACGACCTGGTCCTCGAGACCGGCGAGGTCGCCCGCCAGGCCGACGGTGCCGTCATGGTCTCCATGGGAGACACCGTCGTCCTGGTCACCGCGGTGGGACGACCCGAGGCCGACCCCGGCCGGGACTTCTTCCCGCTGACGGTCAATTACCAGGAGCGGACCTATGCCGCCGGGCGCATCCCCGGCGGCTTTTTTCGTCGAGAGGGCCGGCCCAGCGAGAAGGAGACGCTGACCTCCCGGCTCATCGACCGCCCCATCCGGCCGCTCTTCCCGGACGGCTTCACCCACGAGGTCCAGGTCATCGCCACGGTGATCTCCCTAGACCCGGAGGTGGACCCGGACATCCCCTCGCTCATCGGCGCCTCCGCCGCGCTGGCGCTCTCCGGGCTCCCCTTCCAGGGGCCCATCGGCGCCGCTCGGGTGGGCTATAGCAACGGCGAGTACCAGCTCAATCCGGCCTTCTCCGCCCTGGAGGAGTCGGACCTCGACCTGGTGGTGGCGGGGACGGACAGCGCCGTGCTGATGGTGGAATCTGAGGCCTCCGAGCTCTCCGAGGAGACCATGCTCGGGGCGGTGATGTTCGGCCACCGCGCCATGCAGCCGGTGATCGAGGCCATCCGCGAACTGGCCGCCGAGGCGGGGCGCCCGGCCTGGGACTGGCAGCCGGCGGAACGGGATACCGATCTCGACCGGGCCGTGGCCAGCGCCGCCGAAGCGCGGCTTGCCGAGGCCTACGGCCTGGCGGACAAGCAGGAGCGCTCGGCCCGGCTGCGCGAGGTTCGCGCCGCCGTGGTGGACGAACTCGCCGGCGACGGCGACGAGGGCCATGAGGCCGGGGCGGTGAAGGAGGCCCTGGGGGCGCTGGAGAAGCGGCTGGTCCGGGGCCGGATCCTAGCCGGTGAGCCCCGCATCGACGGGCGCGACCTCACCGGTGTACGGCCCATCACCATTCGCACGGGCCTGCTGCCGCGGACCCACGGCTCGGCCCTGTTCACGCGGGGCGAGACCCAGGCCATGGTGGTCACCACGCTTGGCACCAGCCGGGATGCGCAGACCATCGATGCCCTGGAGGGGAAGTATGAAGACAACTTCATGCTCCACTACAACTTCCCCCCCTACTGCGTCGGGGAGACCGGCTTCGTCGGCAGCCCCAAGCGCCGGGAGATCGGCCACGGCCGCCTGGCACGGCGCGGGGTGAGCGCTGTGCTGCCGAAGCAGGACGACTTCCCCTATTCCATCCGGGTAGTCTCGGAGATCACCGAGTCCAACGGCTCCAGCTCCATGGCCAGCGTCTGCGGCACCTCGCTTTCGCTCATGGATGCCGGCGTCCCGGTCAAGGCACCGGTAGCCGGGATCGCCATGGGCCTCATCAAGGAGGGAGAGGACCACGCCGTCATCTCCGACATCCTGGGGGACGAGGACCACCTGGGCGACATGGACTTCAAGGTCGCCGGCACCAACGAGGGCGTCACCGCCCTGCAGATGGACATCAAGATCGACGGCATCACCGAGGCCATCATGGAATCGGCCCTGGAGCAGGCCCGTTCCGGGCGCCTCCATATCCTCGGCGAGATGAATGCCGTCCTCGCGGCCCCGCGCCAGGACATGTCCTCCCACGCCCCGCGCTACATCACCATGCACATCAATCCGGCCCGGATCCGGGATGTCATCGGCAAGGGCGGGTCGGTCATCCGCGGCATCACCGAGGAGACCGGGGCCAACGTGGAGGTGGATGACGACGGCACGGTCCGGATCGCCTCCACCGAGCGCGATGCCGCCGAGGAGGCGCGCCGCCGGATCGAGGAGCTCACCGCCGAGGTGGAGGTGGGCAAGGTCTACGAGGGCCGGGTCGCCAAGATCATGGACTTCGGCGCCTTCGTGACCATCCTCCCGGGCCGGGACGGCCTGGTCCACATCTCCCAGATCTCCGATGAGCGCGTCCAGGACGTCAACGACAAGCTCAGCGAGGGGGAGAACGTCCAGGTGAAGGTCCTGGAGGTGGACAACCAGGGCCGCATCCGGCTGTCCATGAAGGCGGTGGGCAAGGAGTAA
- the egtD gene encoding L-histidine N(alpha)-methyltransferase produces the protein MNETAHDLGPADDAGRAELLEAALAGLRARPRGLSPKFFYDERGSRLFDAICEQPEYYPTRTEMAILETIRAEVAELAGRDTLLVEMGAGAARKVRLLLDALEPAGYLGADISWDFLRECTERLAADYPWLDVRAACVDYSRDFDLPLDPGGPRPLAFFPGSSIGNFHPEEARAVLARLAAALGTGAGLLIGVDLKKDPAILNAAYNDAAGVTAAFNHNLLLRLREELGAELDPDGFAHRAFYNPDAGRVEMHLASQGPQRIELGGELFEFEDGETIHTECSYKYTVEEFQDLGRSAGFAPRRVWTDPEELFSVHYLTT, from the coding sequence ATGAACGAGACCGCTCACGACCTCGGGCCGGCCGACGATGCCGGCCGCGCCGAACTCCTGGAGGCTGCCCTGGCGGGCCTGCGCGCCCGCCCTCGCGGCCTCTCGCCCAAGTTCTTCTACGACGAGCGCGGCTCGCGGCTGTTCGACGCCATCTGCGAGCAGCCGGAGTACTACCCCACCCGCACCGAGATGGCCATCCTGGAGACCATCCGCGCGGAGGTCGCCGAGCTGGCCGGCCGCGACACCCTGCTGGTGGAGATGGGCGCCGGCGCCGCGCGCAAGGTCCGGCTCCTGCTGGACGCCCTGGAGCCGGCGGGCTACCTGGGCGCCGATATCTCCTGGGACTTCCTGCGCGAGTGCACCGAACGGCTGGCCGCCGACTACCCGTGGCTGGACGTCCGGGCCGCCTGCGTGGACTACTCCCGGGACTTCGACCTGCCCCTGGACCCCGGCGGCCCGAGGCCGCTGGCCTTCTTCCCCGGCTCGAGCATCGGCAACTTCCACCCGGAGGAGGCGCGGGCGGTCCTCGCCCGCCTGGCCGCCGCCCTGGGCACCGGGGCGGGCCTGCTCATCGGCGTCGACCTCAAGAAGGACCCCGCCATCCTGAACGCCGCCTACAACGACGCCGCCGGGGTCACCGCCGCCTTCAACCACAACCTGCTGCTGCGGTTGCGGGAGGAGTTGGGCGCCGAGCTGGACCCCGACGGCTTCGCCCACCGCGCCTTCTACAACCCGGACGCCGGCCGGGTGGAGATGCACCTGGCCAGCCAGGGCCCCCAGCGCATCGAGCTGGGTGGGGAGCTCTTCGAGTTCGAGGACGGCGAGACCATCCACACGGAGTGCTCCTACAAGTACACCGTGGAGGAGTTCCAGGACCTGGGGCGCTCCGCCGGCTTCGCCCCCCGCCGGGTCTGGACCGACCCGGAGGAGCTGTTCAGCGTCCACTATCTCACCACGTAG
- the rpsO gene encoding 30S ribosomal protein S15 encodes MSLSAEKKSEIVREFGQGEADTGSTEVQVALLTSRIEELSSHFKTHHKDHHSRRGLLKMVSKRRRLLDYLRRQDVERYRNLIQRLGLRR; translated from the coding sequence ATGTCTCTGAGTGCCGAAAAGAAGAGCGAGATCGTCCGTGAATTCGGACAGGGCGAAGCGGATACCGGGTCCACCGAGGTCCAGGTTGCGCTTCTGACCTCGCGCATCGAGGAGCTCTCCTCGCACTTCAAGACCCATCACAAGGATCACCATTCCCGCCGCGGTCTGCTCAAGATGGTCAGCAAGCGCCGGCGCCTGCTGGACTACCTGCGTCGGCAGGACGTCGAGCGCTATCGCAACCTGATTCAGCGCCTGGGCCTGCGCCGCTAA
- a CDS encoding hydrolase, with amino-acid sequence METSPFRPAWWLPGPHAQTLWPHLCRPRPRVATRPERVELDDGDFIDLAHGDGPAAAPRVLLLHGLEGSLRSQYARGMMAALSRSGLRPVFMHWRGCSGEPNRLPRSYHSGATDDIARVVAHLRAREPETPLAAIGWSLGGNALLKWLGETGSANPLAAAAAISVPFRLERAAARMDRGFSRLYQWRLVGELRRSLEAKRRLRGLELPEPLRGGFRAFDDAVTAPLHGYRDANDYYARASSRPWLGRITVPTRILHALDDPFMDPGAIPTARELPPAVTLELARRGGHVGFVEGALPGRPQYYAEHRIPAWLKGQLSLQDPDSAALKAGYPCSSI; translated from the coding sequence CTGGAAACGAGCCCCTTTCGCCCGGCCTGGTGGCTCCCCGGCCCCCACGCCCAGACCCTGTGGCCCCACCTCTGCCGGCCCCGACCGCGGGTGGCCACCCGCCCCGAGCGGGTGGAGCTGGATGATGGCGACTTCATCGACCTGGCCCACGGGGATGGTCCGGCAGCGGCCCCCCGGGTCCTGCTCCTGCACGGGCTGGAGGGCTCCCTGCGCTCCCAGTACGCCCGCGGCATGATGGCCGCCCTGAGCCGGAGCGGCCTGCGCCCGGTCTTCATGCACTGGCGGGGCTGCAGCGGCGAGCCCAACCGCCTGCCGCGGAGCTACCACTCCGGCGCCACCGACGACATCGCCCGGGTGGTGGCCCACCTGCGCGCCCGGGAGCCCGAGACCCCCCTGGCGGCCATCGGCTGGTCCCTGGGCGGCAATGCCCTGCTCAAGTGGCTGGGGGAAACCGGCTCTGCCAACCCCCTGGCGGCCGCGGCCGCCATCTCCGTGCCCTTCCGCCTGGAGCGGGCGGCCGCCCGCATGGATCGCGGCTTCTCCCGGCTCTACCAGTGGCGCCTGGTGGGGGAGCTGCGGCGCAGCCTGGAGGCCAAGCGCCGGCTCCGGGGGCTCGAGCTCCCGGAGCCGCTCCGGGGCGGCTTCCGCGCCTTCGACGACGCCGTCACGGCCCCCCTGCACGGCTACCGGGATGCCAACGACTACTACGCCCGGGCCAGCAGCCGGCCCTGGCTGGGCCGGATCACCGTCCCGACCCGGATCCTCCACGCCCTGGATGACCCCTTCATGGACCCCGGCGCCATCCCCACGGCCCGGGAGCTACCGCCCGCCGTCACCCTGGAACTCGCCCGCCGCGGCGGCCACGTCGGTTTCGTGGAGGGCGCCCTCCCCGGCCGTCCCCAGTACTATGCCGAGCACCGCATCCCGGCCTGGTTGAAAGGACAGCTTTCGCTACAAGACCCCGACAGCGCGGCGTTGAAAGCGGGCTACCCTTGTAGCAGCATCTAA
- a CDS encoding peroxiredoxin has translation MALHLGDTAPDFEIDSTQGRIKFHDWIGDSWCFFFSHPADFTPVCTTEMGRTAQLAKEFEARNTKPLGLSTDTVEEHNKWISDVNETQNTDLQFPIVADADKKISELYEMIHPGESSTAAVRSVYIIDPNKKIRLMMTYPMQVGRNFDEILRVIDSLQLGDANGVVTGADWQKGDKVIIPPTLSNEEAQQKFPQGFEELKSYLRLTEIK, from the coding sequence ATGGCACTTCATCTGGGTGACACCGCACCGGACTTCGAGATCGACTCCACGCAGGGCAGGATCAAGTTCCACGACTGGATCGGCGATTCCTGGTGCTTCTTCTTCAGCCATCCGGCGGACTTCACGCCGGTGTGCACCACCGAGATGGGCCGTACGGCCCAGCTGGCCAAGGAGTTCGAGGCGCGCAATACCAAGCCGCTGGGCCTCTCCACGGACACCGTGGAGGAGCACAATAAGTGGATCTCGGACGTCAACGAGACCCAGAACACCGACCTGCAGTTCCCCATCGTTGCCGACGCCGACAAGAAGATCTCGGAGCTCTACGAGATGATTCACCCCGGCGAGAGCAGCACGGCGGCGGTGCGCTCGGTCTACATCATCGACCCGAACAAGAAGATCCGGCTGATGATGACCTACCCCATGCAGGTGGGCCGCAACTTCGACGAGATCCTGCGGGTCATCGACTCCCTGCAGCTGGGCGACGCCAACGGCGTTGTCACGGGGGCCGACTGGCAAAAGGGCGACAAGGTCATCATCCCGCCCACGCTGAGTAACGAGGAGGCCCAGCAGAAGTTCCCGCAGGGCTTCGAGGAGCTCAAGTCCTATCTGCGGCTGACCGAGATCAAGTAG